The following are from one region of the Vicinamibacterales bacterium genome:
- a CDS encoding superoxide dismutase has protein sequence MAHSVPPLPYDYNALEPHIDEQTMRIHHDKHHAAYVNNLNAALEKHPELQNKSADDLIKTINTVPEAIRTAVRNNGGGHVNHTMFWEIMGPGKGGEPSGAIAAAIKSTFGSFDAFKTQLNDAGVKRFGSGWAWLVDAGGKLVIESTANQDNPMMEGKKPILGVDVWEHAYYLKYQNRRPDYLAAWWNVVNWDAVNQRFR, from the coding sequence ATGGCTCATTCAGTTCCGCCGCTTCCGTACGACTACAACGCGCTGGAGCCGCACATCGACGAACAGACGATGCGCATCCACCACGACAAGCACCATGCGGCGTACGTGAACAACCTGAACGCGGCGCTCGAGAAGCATCCCGAGCTGCAGAACAAGAGCGCGGACGATCTGATCAAGACCATCAACACCGTGCCGGAGGCGATCCGCACCGCGGTGCGCAACAACGGCGGCGGCCACGTGAACCACACGATGTTCTGGGAGATCATGGGGCCGGGCAAGGGCGGGGAGCCGAGCGGCGCGATTGCCGCGGCGATCAAGTCCACCTTCGGCAGCTTCGACGCGTTCAAGACGCAGCTGAACGACGCCGGGGTCAAGCGGTTCGGCAGCGGCTGGGCCTGGCTGGTCGACGCCGGCGGCAAGCTGGTGATCGAGAGCACCGCCAACCAGGACAACCCGATGATGGAAGGGAAGAAGCCGATCCTCGGCGTGGACGTGTGGGAGCACGCCTACTACCTGAAGTACCAGAACCGCCGTCCCGATTACCTCGCGGCGTGGTGGAACGTGGTGAACTGGGACGCCGTCAATCAGCGCTTTCGCTGA
- a CDS encoding DUF4242 domain-containing protein, with amino-acid sequence MPRYIIERTVGTITAEQLEAVGRKSNAVLDGMPDVRWIRSYISHAAGKIYCEYDAPSVEAILEHARRTGIPVDKVSEVSLEISPAMFR; translated from the coding sequence ATGCCGCGATACATCATCGAACGGACGGTCGGAACGATCACCGCCGAACAGCTCGAGGCCGTCGGGCGCAAGTCGAACGCGGTCCTCGACGGGATGCCGGACGTGCGCTGGATCCGGAGTTACATCTCTCACGCCGCCGGCAAGATCTACTGCGAATACGACGCGCCCAGCGTCGAGGCGATCCTCGAGCACGCCCGGCGCACCGGCATCCCGGTCGACAAGGTGTCCGAGGTCAGCCTCGAGATCAGTCCCGCGATGTTCCGGTGA
- a CDS encoding tetratricopeptide repeat protein: MPDAARWDQVRRLFAAAMDLSLRERESFLARACAGDAPLRSEVAALLASHDASGPIDRLAAELSGAIGQVQTQSAPQPGSVVAHYTILDVLGAGGMGVVYRARDEQLQRLTALKFLPPHRVADAALKRRFLTEARAIGALDHPNVCTIYEIGETAEGHLYIAMPLYEGETLQALLARGTLPARRAIGIAVEIARGLEAAHSRGIIHRDVKPSNVMVLPDGHVKMLDFGVAKVKGLTGTASDARMGTLSYMSPEQIAGEALDQRSDVWSLGAVLYEMLTGRVPGARTYVPPSALRDDVPEALDDVVATALATLPERRFPSMAGLGAALGAITLDDLKGSTRAAADKATATAAPIRPAAERRRAAVLVSRVSHHDALVERLDPAALDRVSAAVRDAALDAVRRHGGILNQADGDQIVALFGIPAGQEDDDLRAVKAALTLHASVRAIQPDKAAGAACRIAVQTGIDSGSLVAQRLREESRRYGVTGAAADAAARLASAAAPDTILISPGCHRLVEPFLLVEPAPPIAVQHQAEPIVPLRVLGESGIHTRLEAADRSALTPFTGRAPQLSLLEGLVAESHHGRGRIAVVVGDAGIGKSRIIHELRERMAASSTLALTGRCRAYGGISAYLPVVDLLREILGVKPDDDAARVVLKVRETDESLEPFIPFYLHLLSVPPDVFVVPQHLRGEHFHAAMLDAIAALLMAAAGRSPLLLLLEDWHWADDASREVLQRIAEVVESHRMTVVVTTRPEPAALAELAAIGTVVHLEPLETPACLVLLRSLLGAERIGEDLVRRLQERTGGNPFFLEQVAHSLREEGAVVSVGDEAVLARDLDSLQLPATVQAVIRARLDRLDGDAREVLRIASAIGREFGAELLSAAVPGHIDTPRALERLRSASLIQQVRVLPDPAFRFKHILTLEVAYDSFLEHQRKAAHGAIGRALERQGVGRDDERAEALAHHFGKADLWPEAVRYGRRAAARLRAVSQFGNALALLDRLQAWLAHLPADESGELLPDILLEQERLCETLGQRRRQQAIITELISILAPRGASSRLAEAYLRQGDLLTLLKQFDAAERALNTALRLARDHGDRRLERSGLRSIGLLRWHQDRHLDALAIAEQALAFDRDIGDERSIVADLANIGNILRALGEHDRARAVLEEALTMPIVEREPAGMSSVLHNLANVHRASGDADTALACLLRADEAMQANMLPVHRSFHLTTIANIRLQRGEVEEAVQTYQQAVDLSRRARHAEGLAQALRLLGDVQFGLGRDAEAAANLSEAAGLFAQLEDPASQAEACARVGIAQERLGQWPAALEAWTAVLELRRSLSDPAGELEAREGLARATRRADPSRCIAAFEQALALATVLGAGSRQVALHNTLGILHWERGDFAAAFRHYDAALRLCRLTGDRVHEGLMLNCVGLTLTRLRRDDEARTVLEESVTLNRHTSERRLEAHALAALADISQREDARDLLEQALAIRRGLGDEEVVADLRRRLIELESATR, encoded by the coding sequence ATGCCGGACGCGGCTCGCTGGGATCAGGTCCGGCGGCTCTTCGCCGCCGCGATGGACTTGTCCCTCCGCGAACGCGAGAGCTTCCTCGCCCGCGCGTGTGCCGGCGACGCGCCCCTTCGCTCCGAGGTCGCGGCCCTGCTCGCGTCGCACGACGCCAGCGGTCCGATCGATCGCCTGGCCGCCGAGCTGTCCGGCGCGATCGGCCAGGTCCAGACGCAGTCGGCGCCGCAGCCGGGCTCGGTCGTCGCGCACTACACGATTCTCGACGTGCTCGGCGCCGGCGGCATGGGCGTCGTCTACCGCGCGCGCGACGAGCAGCTCCAGCGGCTCACCGCGCTGAAGTTCCTGCCGCCGCACCGCGTCGCCGACGCCGCCCTGAAGCGGCGCTTCCTCACCGAGGCGCGGGCGATCGGCGCGCTCGATCATCCCAATGTCTGCACGATCTACGAGATCGGCGAAACCGCCGAGGGGCACCTGTACATCGCGATGCCGCTGTACGAGGGGGAGACGCTCCAGGCACTGCTGGCCAGGGGCACGCTCCCGGCAAGACGCGCGATCGGCATTGCCGTCGAAATCGCGCGCGGCCTCGAGGCGGCGCACAGCCGCGGCATCATCCACCGCGATGTCAAGCCGTCCAACGTCATGGTCCTGCCGGACGGGCACGTCAAGATGCTCGACTTCGGCGTCGCGAAGGTGAAGGGGCTCACCGGGACGGCGAGTGACGCCCGGATGGGCACGCTGTCGTACATGAGCCCCGAGCAGATCGCCGGCGAGGCGCTCGACCAGCGCAGCGACGTCTGGTCGCTGGGCGCGGTGCTCTACGAGATGCTGACCGGACGCGTGCCGGGCGCGCGCACCTACGTACCGCCGTCCGCGCTGCGCGACGACGTTCCCGAGGCGCTCGACGACGTGGTCGCCACCGCGCTGGCGACGCTGCCGGAGCGCCGGTTTCCGTCGATGGCGGGGCTTGGAGCGGCGCTCGGCGCCATAACGCTCGACGACCTGAAGGGTTCGACGCGGGCGGCGGCCGACAAGGCCACGGCCACCGCCGCGCCGATCAGGCCAGCCGCGGAACGGCGGCGCGCCGCGGTGCTGGTATCGCGCGTGTCGCACCACGATGCCCTGGTCGAGCGGCTGGATCCGGCGGCGCTCGACCGCGTGTCCGCCGCGGTGCGCGACGCCGCCCTCGACGCGGTCCGCCGCCACGGCGGGATCCTCAACCAGGCGGACGGCGATCAGATCGTGGCGTTGTTCGGCATCCCGGCCGGCCAGGAAGACGACGATCTGCGCGCAGTGAAAGCGGCCCTCACGCTGCACGCGAGCGTTCGCGCGATCCAGCCGGACAAGGCCGCGGGGGCGGCCTGCCGCATCGCGGTGCAGACCGGCATCGATTCGGGGTCGCTGGTGGCGCAGCGGCTTCGGGAGGAGAGCCGGCGCTACGGCGTGACCGGCGCCGCGGCGGACGCCGCCGCGCGTCTGGCTTCCGCAGCCGCGCCGGACACGATTCTCATCAGCCCCGGATGTCATCGGCTGGTCGAGCCATTCCTGCTCGTCGAGCCGGCGCCGCCGATCGCAGTGCAGCACCAGGCCGAACCGATCGTTCCGCTGCGCGTCCTCGGCGAATCCGGCATCCACACCCGGCTCGAAGCCGCGGACCGATCCGCGCTGACGCCGTTCACGGGCCGCGCGCCGCAGTTGTCACTGCTCGAGGGGCTGGTCGCTGAGTCGCACCACGGCCGCGGCCGAATCGCCGTCGTCGTGGGCGACGCCGGGATCGGCAAGAGCCGCATCATCCACGAGCTGCGCGAGCGCATGGCCGCGTCGTCCACCCTGGCGCTGACCGGCCGGTGCCGAGCCTACGGCGGGATTTCCGCCTATCTGCCGGTGGTCGACCTGCTGCGCGAGATCCTCGGCGTCAAACCGGATGACGACGCGGCGCGGGTGGTGCTGAAAGTGCGCGAGACGGACGAGTCGCTGGAGCCGTTCATCCCGTTCTATCTCCACCTCCTGTCGGTGCCGCCGGACGTGTTCGTCGTGCCGCAGCACCTCCGCGGAGAGCACTTCCATGCCGCGATGCTCGACGCGATCGCCGCGCTGCTGATGGCGGCGGCCGGCCGCTCTCCGCTCCTGCTGCTGCTCGAGGACTGGCATTGGGCGGACGATGCGTCGCGCGAGGTGCTGCAGCGCATCGCCGAGGTGGTCGAGTCTCATCGCATGACCGTGGTCGTGACCACGCGCCCGGAACCGGCCGCGCTGGCGGAGCTGGCGGCGATTGGCACGGTCGTGCACCTCGAGCCGCTCGAGACCCCCGCCTGTCTGGTGCTGCTGCGCTCGCTGCTCGGCGCCGAGCGGATCGGAGAGGATCTCGTCCGCCGTCTGCAAGAGCGCACCGGCGGCAACCCCTTCTTCCTCGAACAGGTCGCGCACAGCCTGCGCGAGGAAGGCGCGGTCGTCAGCGTCGGAGACGAGGCCGTGCTGGCCCGGGATCTCGACAGCCTGCAGCTGCCCGCGACGGTTCAGGCGGTGATCCGGGCGCGTCTGGATCGGCTCGACGGCGACGCGCGCGAGGTCCTGCGCATCGCCTCGGCGATCGGCCGGGAGTTCGGCGCGGAGCTGCTGAGCGCGGCAGTCCCCGGACACATCGACACGCCGCGCGCGCTCGAACGCCTGCGAAGCGCCTCGCTGATACAGCAGGTCCGCGTGCTGCCCGACCCGGCGTTCCGCTTCAAACACATCCTGACCCTGGAGGTCGCCTACGACAGCTTCCTGGAGCACCAGCGCAAGGCCGCGCACGGCGCCATCGGGCGCGCGCTCGAACGCCAGGGCGTCGGCCGCGACGACGAGCGCGCCGAGGCGCTGGCCCACCATTTCGGCAAGGCCGACCTCTGGCCCGAAGCGGTGCGCTACGGACGGCGGGCCGCTGCCCGGCTCCGCGCCGTCAGCCAGTTCGGCAACGCGCTCGCGCTGCTCGATCGGCTGCAGGCCTGGCTGGCGCATCTGCCGGCCGACGAGAGCGGCGAGCTGCTGCCGGACATCCTGCTGGAGCAGGAGCGGCTGTGTGAAACACTGGGCCAGCGACGGCGGCAGCAGGCGATCATCACCGAACTGATTTCGATCCTCGCCCCGCGCGGCGCGTCGTCGCGTCTCGCCGAAGCTTATCTGCGTCAGGGGGATCTGCTGACCCTGCTGAAACAGTTCGACGCCGCGGAGCGCGCGCTGAACACCGCGCTGCGGCTTGCCCGCGACCACGGCGACCGGCGGCTCGAGCGCAGCGGCCTGCGCAGCATCGGTCTGCTGCGCTGGCACCAGGATCGCCACCTCGATGCCCTGGCCATCGCCGAACAGGCGCTCGCCTTCGACCGCGACATCGGCGACGAGCGCAGCATCGTCGCCGATCTGGCGAACATCGGCAACATCCTGCGCGCCCTCGGCGAGCACGACCGGGCGCGCGCCGTGCTCGAAGAAGCGTTGACGATGCCGATCGTGGAGCGCGAGCCGGCCGGGATGTCGAGCGTCCTGCACAATCTCGCCAACGTGCACCGCGCCTCCGGCGACGCCGACACCGCGCTCGCCTGCCTGCTGCGCGCGGATGAAGCGATGCAGGCCAACATGCTGCCGGTACACCGCTCGTTCCACCTGACGACGATCGCGAACATCCGGCTGCAGCGCGGCGAGGTCGAGGAGGCCGTGCAGACCTACCAGCAGGCCGTCGATCTGTCGCGCCGCGCGCGGCACGCCGAGGGATTGGCGCAGGCGCTGCGGCTGCTCGGCGACGTGCAGTTCGGCCTCGGACGGGATGCCGAGGCCGCGGCGAACCTGTCCGAGGCTGCGGGACTGTTCGCGCAGCTCGAAGATCCGGCGTCGCAGGCGGAGGCGTGCGCGAGAGTGGGCATCGCGCAGGAACGCCTGGGGCAATGGCCGGCGGCACTCGAGGCTTGGACGGCGGTCCTGGAGCTGCGTCGATCGCTGTCCGACCCGGCGGGGGAGCTGGAGGCTCGCGAGGGTCTCGCGCGGGCGACACGCCGGGCGGATCCCTCACGGTGCATCGCCGCGTTCGAGCAGGCGCTGGCGCTCGCCACCGTGCTCGGCGCCGGCAGCCGTCAGGTGGCGCTGCACAATACGCTGGGCATCCTCCACTGGGAGCGCGGCGACTTCGCGGCCGCCTTCCGGCATTACGACGCGGCGCTGCGCCTCTGCCGTCTGACCGGCGACCGGGTCCACGAAGGGCTGATGTTGAATTGCGTGGGGCTGACGCTCACCCGCCTGCGGCGCGACGACGAAGCGCGAACGGTCCTCGAGGAGAGCGTCACGCTGAACCGGCACACGTCGGAGCGCCGCCTCGAAGCGCACGCGCTGGCCGCGCTCGCCGACATCTCGCAGCGCGAGGATGCCCGCGACCTGCTCGAACAGGCGCTCGCGATCCGCCGCGGTCTCGGCGACGAAGAGGTCGTCGCGGATCTCCGCCGCCGGCTGATCGAGCTGGAAAGCGCCACCCGCTGA
- a CDS encoding sigma-70 family RNA polymerase sigma factor: MDDLLPLVYGELKRIAARQLRNERSGHTLCTTALVHEAWLELSNLDRIKWQNRNHYLALAAQAMRRVLIDHAVARKAQKRGGGERMETLSEDPLLLVDGRGEELLDLDRALQRLGALDARQARIVECRFFGGMSIEETAEALDLSPATVKREWALARAWLNRELSA, translated from the coding sequence ATGGACGACCTCCTTCCGCTCGTCTACGGAGAGCTCAAGCGGATCGCGGCGCGTCAGCTGCGGAACGAGCGCTCCGGCCACACCTTGTGCACGACGGCGCTCGTGCACGAGGCGTGGCTCGAGCTGTCGAATCTCGATCGGATCAAGTGGCAGAACCGCAATCATTACCTGGCGCTGGCGGCGCAGGCGATGCGGCGGGTCCTCATCGATCACGCCGTGGCGCGCAAGGCGCAGAAGCGAGGCGGCGGCGAGCGGATGGAAACGCTCTCCGAAGACCCCCTGCTGCTCGTGGACGGGCGGGGCGAAGAACTGCTGGATCTCGATCGCGCGCTCCAGCGGCTCGGGGCGCTCGACGCGCGCCAGGCCCGCATCGTGGAATGCCGGTTCTTCGGCGGCATGAGCATCGAGGAGACAGCTGAAGCGCTCGACCTGTCGCCCGCCACGGTGAAGCGCGAGTGGGCGCTCGCGCGCGCCTGGCTGAACCGGGAGCTGTCGGCGTGA
- the glp gene encoding gephyrin-like molybdotransferase Glp, with product MTGPSTSSMRPIRETIPLEDALAAILEAAAPIERTERAALGSADGRVLAAAPDATMDVPPFDRAAMDGYAVRAEDTFGAGRYDPKVLRVVEKVYTGQLPSKTLSAGECIEIATGAPMPQGADAVVMVEETERVAGSPDVRVFTPVYPRQHVGRRGADITAGQAVLRPGDVLNPSRIGALAAVGVLEVEVYARPRIAILSTGNEIVEPGRPLGPGQIYDINRFTLSAIIESHGGTAVALPTAADTVEALSAAIDAALQEDVLVFSGGSSVGERDLILDVLLQRGDVLFHGVAVKPGKPTVFGKVAGKPVLGMPGYPTSCLSNGYMLLLPMLRQMARLPPHRAHTTRVPLARRIVSTTGRHQFYTVRIADGTALPAFKASGDITSMAHADGYIEIPAHVDIVEAGEIVDVKLF from the coding sequence GTGACCGGACCCTCCACCTCCAGCATGCGCCCGATCCGCGAAACGATTCCGCTCGAAGACGCGCTCGCCGCGATCCTCGAGGCGGCCGCACCGATCGAGCGGACGGAACGCGCGGCGCTCGGCAGCGCGGACGGCCGGGTGCTCGCCGCGGCCCCGGACGCGACGATGGACGTGCCGCCATTCGATCGCGCCGCCATGGACGGCTACGCGGTCCGTGCGGAAGACACGTTCGGCGCCGGCCGCTACGACCCCAAGGTCCTGCGCGTCGTCGAGAAGGTCTATACCGGGCAGCTGCCGTCGAAGACCCTGTCCGCCGGCGAGTGCATCGAGATCGCGACCGGCGCGCCGATGCCGCAGGGTGCGGACGCGGTCGTCATGGTCGAGGAGACCGAGCGGGTCGCCGGATCGCCGGACGTGCGCGTGTTCACGCCGGTGTATCCGCGCCAGCACGTCGGCCGCCGCGGCGCCGACATCACCGCGGGGCAGGCGGTGCTCCGTCCCGGCGACGTGCTGAACCCGAGCCGGATCGGCGCGCTCGCCGCGGTGGGCGTGCTCGAGGTCGAGGTGTACGCCCGGCCGCGCATCGCCATCCTCTCGACCGGCAACGAGATCGTCGAGCCCGGACGGCCGCTCGGTCCCGGACAGATCTACGACATCAACCGCTTCACGCTGTCGGCGATCATCGAATCACACGGCGGAACGGCGGTGGCGCTGCCGACGGCGGCCGATACCGTGGAGGCGTTGTCGGCGGCGATCGACGCCGCGCTCCAGGAGGACGTGCTGGTGTTTTCCGGCGGCAGTTCCGTCGGCGAGCGCGATCTGATCCTCGACGTGCTGCTCCAGCGCGGCGACGTCCTGTTTCACGGCGTCGCGGTCAAGCCCGGGAAGCCGACGGTCTTCGGAAAGGTCGCCGGGAAGCCGGTCCTCGGGATGCCGGGATATCCGACGTCCTGTCTCTCGAACGGCTATATGCTGCTGCTGCCGATGCTGCGGCAGATGGCGCGCCTTCCACCGCATCGTGCACACACCACGCGCGTGCCGCTGGCGCGGCGGATCGTCTCGACGACGGGACGGCATCAGTTCTATACGGTGCGGATTGCGGACGGCACTGCCCTGCCTGCGTTCAAGGCGTCGGGGGACATCACCAGCATGGCGCACGCCGACGGTTACATCGAGATCCCCGCGCACGTCGACATCGTCGAAGCGGGCGAGATCGTTGACGTAAAGTTGTTCTGA
- a CDS encoding MogA/MoaB family molybdenum cofactor biosynthesis protein, with amino-acid sequence MGVEEHRKTAVTGVRCAVLTVSDTRGTETDVSGRTIVELLEGAGHAVAKRQILRDDPKDVHEAVLGQIGGVDAIISTGGTGITSRDSTYEAIAGLFEKRIDGFGELFRMLSYAEIGSAAMLTRACAGVARGTAIFILPGSEHAVRLAMTRLILPELGHVVRELRR; translated from the coding sequence ATGGGGGTGGAGGAACACCGCAAGACGGCCGTCACCGGCGTTCGCTGCGCCGTGCTGACCGTCAGCGACACGCGCGGCACGGAGACCGACGTCAGCGGCCGGACGATCGTCGAGCTGCTCGAAGGCGCCGGGCACGCGGTCGCCAAGCGCCAGATCCTGCGCGACGATCCCAAGGACGTGCACGAAGCCGTGCTCGGGCAGATTGGCGGCGTCGACGCGATCATCTCGACCGGCGGCACCGGCATCACGTCGCGCGACAGCACCTACGAAGCGATTGCCGGTCTGTTCGAGAAGCGGATTGACGGCTTCGGCGAACTGTTCCGCATGCTGTCGTATGCGGAGATCGGCAGCGCCGCGATGCTGACCCGCGCCTGCGCCGGCGTCGCGCGCGGCACCGCCATCTTCATCCTGCCCGGCTCGGAACACGCGGTCCGCCTGGCGATGACCAGGCTGATCCTGCCGGAGCTCGGCCACGTGGTGCGGGAGCTGCGCCGGTGA
- a CDS encoding glycoside hydrolase family 3 protein, which produces MKQAFAAAFALLLVTAGGWRPAAGGWQTADRQAERWAAATLAGMTLDDKVGQLLVSSFQSEYLSTDSAGFDALARALHEYRVGGFHVFGGTENVPDVLLDPHYGTVTLGQPLAAASLLNRLQAIARYPLLNTGDFETGAGFRLEGATGFPRNMAFGAAADEQLTYEAGRIAAIESRAIGVHVNFAPVMDVNNNPRNPVINTRSYGEDPELVGRLGGAFVRGLQAGGMIATLKHFPGHGDTDVDSHLGLPIVKDPRESLDRIELPPFKAGIAAGAGAIMTGHIEMPALDPAPNTPTTLSGPIVSGVLRRELGFDGLVYTDSMGMAGVTKLYSPGEAAVRAIKAGNDIILHSPDDGAAFAGLKAAVTAGEIAMAQIDASVGRVLRAKARAGLHRVRAVNLEAIPNVVGTRAHQAVADAVSQKSITLIKDQQGTVPLKIGPEARVLYLSILDSPGNWRIAAPSRAFIPELKRRWRGLTSVELSERSTANEIDLVRAMAPRYDAVVASVFVRASSGSGRMDLPANMQSLLRALARQAEAAKQPLVTVIFGNPYTATFVQELPAILLTYDFYDRAERSAARAVMGEAPIGGRLPIALPGMAERGSGLQR; this is translated from the coding sequence ATGAAACAGGCCTTCGCCGCCGCCTTCGCGCTGCTGCTCGTGACCGCAGGCGGATGGCGCCCCGCGGCTGGCGGTTGGCAGACGGCCGATCGGCAGGCCGAGCGGTGGGCGGCGGCGACGCTGGCCGGGATGACGCTCGATGACAAGGTCGGCCAGCTGCTGGTCTCGTCGTTCCAGTCGGAGTACCTGAGCACCGACTCGGCCGGGTTCGACGCGCTCGCCAGGGCGCTGCACGAGTACCGCGTCGGCGGGTTCCACGTCTTTGGCGGCACGGAGAACGTCCCCGACGTCCTGCTCGATCCCCACTATGGCACGGTCACGCTCGGGCAGCCGCTCGCCGCCGCTTCCTTGTTGAACCGGCTCCAGGCGATCGCGCGGTACCCGTTGCTCAACACGGGCGACTTCGAAACCGGCGCCGGCTTCCGGCTCGAAGGGGCGACCGGATTTCCGCGCAACATGGCGTTCGGCGCCGCCGCGGACGAGCAGCTCACCTACGAGGCCGGCCGCATCGCCGCGATCGAGTCGCGCGCCATCGGCGTGCACGTCAATTTCGCGCCGGTGATGGACGTCAACAACAATCCGCGCAACCCGGTCATCAACACCCGATCGTATGGCGAGGATCCGGAGCTCGTCGGGCGCCTCGGCGGCGCGTTCGTCCGCGGTCTGCAGGCGGGCGGCATGATCGCCACGCTCAAGCACTTCCCCGGGCACGGCGACACCGACGTCGACTCGCATCTCGGCCTGCCGATCGTCAAGGACCCGCGCGAATCGCTCGATCGCATCGAGCTGCCGCCCTTCAAGGCGGGCATCGCCGCCGGCGCGGGGGCCATCATGACCGGCCACATCGAGATGCCGGCGCTCGATCCGGCGCCGAACACGCCGACGACGCTCAGCGGCCCGATCGTCTCCGGCGTGCTGCGCCGCGAGCTGGGATTCGACGGCCTGGTCTACACCGACTCGATGGGCATGGCGGGCGTCACGAAACTGTACTCCCCCGGCGAAGCGGCGGTGCGCGCGATCAAGGCGGGGAACGACATCATTCTCCACTCGCCGGACGACGGCGCGGCGTTCGCGGGATTGAAGGCGGCGGTGACCGCCGGCGAGATCGCGATGGCGCAGATCGACGCGTCGGTCGGCCGCGTGCTCCGGGCCAAGGCGCGCGCCGGGCTGCACCGCGTCCGCGCCGTGAACCTCGAGGCGATTCCGAACGTGGTCGGCACGCGCGCCCACCAGGCGGTGGCCGACGCCGTGAGCCAGAAATCGATCACGCTGATCAAGGACCAGCAGGGGACGGTGCCGCTGAAGATCGGTCCTGAGGCGAGGGTGCTGTATCTGTCGATCCTCGATTCGCCCGGCAACTGGCGCATCGCGGCGCCGAGCCGCGCCTTCATCCCGGAGTTGAAGCGCCGCTGGCGGGGCCTGACCTCCGTCGAACTGTCGGAGCGTTCGACGGCCAACGAGATCGACCTAGTGCGCGCCATGGCGCCCCGCTACGACGCCGTCGTCGCGTCCGTCTTCGTCCGCGCGTCGTCCGGCAGCGGGCGGATGGACCTGCCGGCCAACATGCAGTCGCTGCTGCGCGCGCTGGCGCGCCAGGCCGAGGCGGCGAAGCAGCCGCTCGTCACCGTCATCTTCGGCAACCCGTACACGGCGACATTCGTCCAGGAACTGCCCGCGATCCTGCTGACCTACGACTTCTACGATCGCGCCGAGCGATCGGCCGCGCGGGCGGTGATGGGAGAGGCGCCGATCGGCGGCAGACTGCCGATCGCGCTGCCGGGGATGGCGGAACGCGGCAGCGGCCTCCAGCGGTAG
- a CDS encoding MEDS domain-containing protein: MPKSARVDFHGVRFYESRQSMAATAAVFLAGGLIVDEAALVIGCSEHRTAVERSLRDISFSLVALVASQKLRVLDAGRTLREMMVNGIPDPVRFSTVIDREIRRLKLSSDGHVRVYDEMTDLLWTQGRRDAALRLEMLWDGRAVRERCSVLCGHSIEPRPDRLALKSLCACHSHIVAPDGAPHPINRVKVALVRSEPGTNGVIQ; the protein is encoded by the coding sequence ATGCCCAAGTCCGCGCGCGTCGATTTCCACGGCGTTCGCTTCTACGAGTCGCGGCAATCGATGGCGGCGACCGCCGCGGTGTTCCTCGCGGGGGGCTTGATCGTCGACGAGGCGGCGCTGGTGATCGGCTGCTCCGAGCATCGGACCGCCGTCGAACGATCGCTCCGCGATATCAGCTTCAGTCTGGTCGCGCTGGTGGCGTCACAAAAGCTGCGCGTCCTGGATGCGGGGCGTACGCTGCGCGAGATGATGGTGAACGGGATTCCCGACCCGGTGCGCTTCTCCACCGTCATCGATCGCGAGATCCGGCGCCTCAAGCTGAGCAGTGATGGGCACGTCCGGGTGTACGACGAAATGACGGATCTGCTGTGGACCCAGGGGCGTCGTGACGCGGCGCTCCGGCTCGAGATGCTCTGGGACGGGCGCGCGGTGCGCGAACGATGCTCGGTGTTGTGCGGTCACAGCATCGAGCCGCGGCCGGACAGGCTGGCGCTCAAGTCGCTGTGCGCGTGTCACAGCCACATCGTGGCGCCCGACGGCGCGCCGCATCCGATCAATCGGGTGAAGGTGGCGCTGGTCCGATCGGAACCCGGGACGAACGGGGTGATCCAGTAG